The genomic window CCTGGCTGGGTCCGCTCCCCGGGGCAAAACCAGGCTGGAAGATAGTACTTTTATGAGTGATTTACTGGTGAATCGCAAAGAACGCCATGAACATCAACTGGTCATCCAATTCATCACCCAATGCCTGCAGCACCTGGGTTGCCAGTTACGCCGTTCCCAGGTGCCTCATCTGCTACAACTGTCCAATATTCAACATCTGCGAACCCTGATTCGCGCCCATGTCCCGCCTGGGGTACACCTGCTAGAAATTGTCAGCCAGTTACACCCCACACCTGCCGTCGCCGGACTGCCCCGGGAAATGACCTGCACCTATATTCGCCAACTGGAAACCTTCGATCGTGGCCTCTATGCCGGTCCCCTGGGCTGGCTGGATCACCGGGGCAACGGGGAATTTATTGTGGGTATTCGATCGGCCCTGGTCCAGGACCGGCAGGCTCGATTATATGCCGGTGCAGGGATTGTGCAGGGATCGGACCCCGATCGGGAACTCTCCGAAATTCACCTGAAACTCCAGGCCATCCTCAATGCGCTGGTTTAAGTTCGATTCCCCCTCCCCCTCTCACGGCTCTATGATTTTCCCTGCATTCTCATAGACGCGATAAATCGCGTCTTTATGTGATTCATGACCCTTGATTTTCGGAATACCAATACTCTTTGGGCTTCTATTCTGGCAACGACCCTGGAACACCTCGGCCTGCTACAGGTCATCATTTGTCCTGGCTCTCGCTCTGCTCCCCTGACGATCGCTTTCACTCAACAACCCAATCTCACCAGCATTCCGGTGCTGGATGAGCGGTCTGCCGCCTTCTTCGCCCTCGGGTTAGCCCGCCAGTCCAGAAAACCTGTGGCCCTGGTCTGTACCTCCGGCACCGCAGGAGCCAACTTCTATCCCGCTCTGATTGAAGCCCGGGAAAGTCGGGTTCCCCTGCTGGTGCTGACCGCTGATCGACCTCCAGAAGCCCGCTATTGTAACGCCGGTCAGGCGATCGATCAGCAGAAGTTGTTTGGCCATTATCCCAACTGGTTTGTTGAGCTTGCCCTCCCTAGCCTGGACCCCACCCTGCTAGCCTACCTGCGCCAGACCCTAGTTCACGCATGGGAACGTGCCTGCTGGCCTGTTCCTGGCCCTGTGCATCTGAATATTCCCTTTCGCGATCCCCTGGCTCCCCTGCCCGACCCCACCTGTCAGGCCATGGAATCCCAGTTCCAGCCTGATTTGTTTTTCCAGGGGATAGCTTCCCCGCATCCGGTGGCCCCAGGCCCCAATGAGATCGAGCCATCACTGCTCCTGCAATGGCAGAGCTGCGATCGGGGGCTGATTATTGCCGGTATCGCCCAGCCTGCTGACCCCAAAACCTACTGCGCCACCCTGGGCCGACTGTCCCAACAGTTGGGCTGGCCTGTTCTGGCTGATGGCCTGTCTCCCCTGAGAAATCATGCCGATCTCAATCCCCATTTGATTACCACCTATGATCTGATCCTGCGCCATGGCTCCCTCTCAGTCTTGCTGGCCCCAGAGATGGTGCTTCGGGTGGGGGAAATGCCGACCAGCAAAGTGTTACGGGCCTGGCTGGAGCAGACCCAGCCCCAACAATGGGTCCTGGATGCTGGGGACCGTAACCTGGACCCCCTGCATGGCCGCACTGTCCATTTGCGGATGCCCCCAGACTCACTCACAAGGCTTCCCCTGGAACCACCGGCCCCTCTCACTTCCTATCTGAAATCCTGGCAAACTGCTGAAGCAAAAGTACGGCAAGTTCTGGATGCCACGCTCTCAGCTGAGTCGGGCTGGTTTGAAGGGAAAGCGGCCTGGCTGTTGTCCCAACACCTCCCGCCAGGCACCCCCCTGTTCGTCGCCAATAGTATGCCGATCCGGGATGTGGACTTCTTCTGGCCTCCTTCCAATACCGCCATTTCATTATTCTGCAATCGGGGAGCCAATGGCATCGATGGCACCCTATCAACTGCCCTGGGCATAGCTTATCAGCAACAAAGCGCCGTGCTACTCACGGGTGATCTGGCTCTGTTACATGACACCAACGGCTTGCTGCTGCAGCCTCAATTGAGAGGGCATTTGACCATTGCGCTGATTAATAATCGGGGGGGAGGTATTTTTGAATCCTTGCCCATTGCCCGATTTGATCCACCTTTTGAAGACTTTTTTGCCACGCCTCAATCCGTCAATTTTGCATCCCTTGGTGCAGCCTATGGCGTAGAACACCATATTGTTCAATCCTGGGAGGAATGGATCAACTGGCTGAATCCACTGCCTGCTACAGGCATCCGCATTCTGGAATTACAGACAGACCGAAAAGCAGATGCCCAATGGCGGACCACCCAATTTGCTACCCTCACAGCAACAGGATTAGATGGATTGGCCTCAATTCTTTCCATTAGTACAGACAATCATTGCGATTAGAAAATTCAGCCCCTATTGATCAAGAATTCCTCGTATAATTTCTTCTTAAGAATCTTTGAATCAAGGAATATAAATTTACAAAAAACTATATTCCTTATCAATTTGTAATCACTTCATTAATAGGGTTAAACGGTCTATGACTAACACTGCAACAGCTGACCGGCAAGATGAGAAAGACGATAAAAAGAATGGTCAGGACAATCAGGCTGGGAAAGGATCTGAAGTAACCAGTCTGGCTGTTCGCAGCGAGAGCGCCAGAACTCATCACATTGTCCCCCTGCCCAATAATCGCCCGATCACCCGCAGCCTGACCCGATACCTGGAGGTAAGCTCTCTACCTGGTGGGCGTCCGATCTCAGTCAGCAGCTTTGAGGTGGTTGCCTATCTACCGGGCCACCGTCCGATCGCCGCAACCACCCACAAGTATGTCACTTCCGACACCCTACCAGGTCATCGTCCCGTCTCTGTCGGGACGCTCCACTACGATCACAACAACTTGTTACCCGGTGGACGCCCGATCGCATCTAACACTGATCAGGCCACCAGCACTCTGATTGGTTATCTGGACTAGGATGGCAATTGGGTTGCTCTTCTAAGTTATGGATTGGATGGGAAGCTCTGGAGCACCTGCAGCATCCTCCGGCTGCAATTGCGGCCTGCCCATGCTAGTGACGGCTGTGATCGGGTTGGGAGTCAATACCACTAACGCTCTGCTCTTACATCAGGATACCCACTTCGACCTGAATCTCCGGGGGGGCCTTCCTGCATATGGTGGCAGATGCCGCTAGCTCAATTGGGGTGATCCTGGCCGCGATCGCCATCTGGATCCTGCACTGGCTCTGGGTCGATGGGGTAATGAGTCTCTTTGTCGCCAGCCTGATCGTGGTAGGGTCGGTCCCTCTGGTGCTACAGAGCCTGAATATTTTGCTGGAAAAACCATCAGGGCATTTGGATCTGGCCCGCTTGTAGACCCTGCCGGAGCAACAGGAAGAGGTGATAGCAGTAGAGGATTTGAAGGCGTGGACTGTAGCCCTGGGTCAGGGCATCCTCTGTGCCCATCTTACCGTCACACCCCAGGATGGTAGAGCCCGAGATCCCCTGCTATATCACCTGCAAACCCTGATTCGACAGGAATTTGCCATTCCGGAAATTATTCTGCAACTGACGGCCCCACTGCCCGCTGTGGCGTCAGGTAACCCGTTATCTGATAGTCTGGACCGATTGCTTGGCAATGAACCCGCTCCAGGGATAGGGCCTGAGTCATCTGGGTCAACCCCAGATCGCCGATCGGGGAAGGTGCTGTAGCCCCACCAATGATCTTGGGTGCAATAAACGCCAGAACTTTCTGGATACATCCTTCGGCGATAGCCTGGGCTGCCAGCATCCCCCCACATTCCCAAAGCACCGACAGGCATCCCCGATCGTAAAGATGCGCCAGAGCCTGCGCTGGGGTGAGGGGGTCTAGTTCCAACACCGTCACACCCTTTTGCTGCAGGGCTTGTTGCAACTCTGGATTTTGTCCCGGCCTGGTCAAAACCAGGGTTTCTGCAGTCTGGGTCTCCCACAGGTGGGCTGCCGCTGGTAAATCTAGCGATCGACTCATCACCACCCGCAGGGGATTATGGTCGGCAACCCCATGGGTGGTCAGGAAGGGATTGTCCTGCCGCACTGTATTGCCCCCCACAATCACCGCCTCGCAGGTGGCTCGCAGATGATGCACCACAGTCCGGGCTGCTGGACTGGTAACCCAGGCGCTGTGGCCCCCAGGGGCAGCAATCTTGCCATCCAGGGTCATGGCATACTTGAGGAGGCCAAAGGGCCGCTGATATCGCACCCGATGGACAAAAGCTTCGTTTAAAGTCTGGCAGGCTACTTCTTCGACCCCGACAACCACTTCAATCCCAGCTGAGCGTAAGCGGTCAATTCCACTCCCAGAAACTCTGGGGTCCGGGTCCACCATGCCTAAAACCACTTTCCGGATCCCCGCTGCAATCACAGCTTCGGAACAGGGGGGGGTGCGGCCATAATGGTTGCAGGGCTCCAGATTGACATAGAGGGTGGCCCCTCTGGCTTGAATTCCGGCTTGTTGCAGGGCAAAGACTTCGGCATGGGGCTGACCCGCGCCAGGATGAAACCCTGACCCAATCATTCCCCCATCCTGCACGACCACGGCCCCGACCAAAGGATTAGGAGCCGTTTTGCCCAGAGCCTGACGGGCCAGCTCCAGGCAGCGTTGCATCCAGAATCGATCGTCTTCCCCCATGGATCCCCCACTGAACCCTGCTTTTACCGTCAATCACTGTATCCTGAAACACGTGGAGACTTCTTCCAGTCCAGCATAGAATTTTAATAATGGTTTCAGGGGTTATGACAAAAAGCCCCCTGGTCAAAATTCAGGTTTGGGGAATTAACGTGGCAGAGAACTCCGGCAATCTCGATAAGGACCGTTTCCTGTACCCAATCGGTCGCTACTACGGCCAGTTTACGCCAGAGCAACTGGCCTTTAATGCCAATCTACAGGAATTCGCCCAGCGGGTTTCCATCATTTGTGGCCTAGAAACAGGTGGAAAAATCCCTCCTGGAGCTGCTTACGAACAGATCAAAGAATTATGGAATGACTTAAAAGAATCCAAGCGCAATTTGATCGATGGGCAGGAAGATACTCACCCTCCAGAGAATCCTTAACCTGCCATCGAGGGGATGACCTGCTCTCTTTTGATGAAAATCCCCGACCATTGAGGTCGGGGGGCTGCTTTCTTTAACAATCCTCAGACGTGGATCGATCAAAAATTTAAATCTTTTAAATCTATAGTTGTGTCCAGCAAGTCCTGATGATTTGTTCAAACACCTGAAAACCTAGTTAAGGTGCTGCTCCATACCCGAATCCTGCCTCTTCCATGGCAGTCGGCTCCCTTACCAGCAGCCGAGTAGATGTCGTGAAAAATCGTCCCTGGCTAGAAGTCTCGGAAAATGTTCTTCTCTTTACCACTGGCGCAGGCTCAGTTGTATCAATCCTGTCTCAACAACTGGCCTACACTGCTGCGCCCCTCTCCCTGTTCCTCTTACTCAACCTGATGAGTCGGCGTCGGTTTGAACAGTTGACCCAGCAGACCACAACCGCTAGTCTGGCCCAACTGGATCAACGCTTCACCAACGACCTGACAGCAGTGCGCCAGCAGGTCCTTTCTCTGCCCAATTTGCTGGATCTGACCGGGTTGAAAAAAACCGTGTTAAAGAAGACCCAGGAAGCGATCGCAGACTTGCATCGGGAAATAGGCAGACGGATTGATGCGTTCGAAGAACAGGGAATTGGCCGCATCCATCGGGAACTGGGTCAGCTACAGGACCAGTACAATACCCTGGCCGAAGCTTTAAATGGGGTGACCTCCTATCTGCATCGTCTGGCCCCTTTGAACCGAGTTGATGCCTTGGAGCAAGCCGCCAACCAAATCCAGCGGGAATTTGCCCAATTACAGGTAAATCTTCAACATGTGGTCAATGAACCGAAAGTCAATCTCAATCCACTCCAGGACCAGATTAATCACCTGAATCGTCGTCTCAATAATCTACCACCGCCCTTCGATTCCACTTCTCTCCGTCAAGATATTGATTCCCTGATTCGTCTGGTGGGTGATCTGGTCCCCCGTCGAGAACTGGCGCGGATTGCAGTGGATATTGATCAAATCCAGCAACAGCAGAAGAATGTGGAACAAACTGTGGCACCGGTCAAGCTGGCAGTCACCATCTTTAAGCGGCAGTTGGAGGAAATCAGCCGTAAGGTCAGAACCGAGGAGACACTCTCCCAAACCAACGACAACAAGCAGGGGAATTTAATCCGAGAAGTCCAGGATCGAATTACGACCCTGGAGCAAAAGTTGGAACAACTTCCCCTGGCGCTGCAACCCGCCATCCAGGAAACAGACTCGCTCCGCCATTTGTTAGATGCCAGTGCTTTTCAAATGCAGTTGGAAACCCTGGTAGGGCGGTTGGACAAAGTGGAAACTTACCTCACTGGCATTCACACGAACCATAGGGTCCACCCGGAAAAGGCTCAAAATGGTCAGTCCCATCATCCTGGTTCTGATGATTTATATGCACCTCGCTACAATCTGGTCTTTGCCGTCAAAGATGCTGACAGTAAACCAGATATCCAGGGAGAGGGGGTTGCTGGCAGTCGGACAATTCTGGAGGAAGTCCTGCAACAGGCACGCCATCACTTAATTGTGGTCTGGCCCTGGCTGAGTGAAACCAATTTTGATCACGCCCTGGTGCAGAAGTTTAAGGACTTTCTGGACAATAAAGGAACAATTGAAATTGGCCTGGGGCATCTGGGCAGCACCTATCAAAGCCGACAACCCCGCTGCATCGATTTACAGGGAGCAGCCAGTTCCTTGGAGGAAGGCTTTCTTTTTGATGCCTTAAATCAGCTGACACAGTTAAAACGTCAGTATCCCAAGCAGTTTAAGTTCAAGATTCTGGGCACCGATGAAAACTTCGTCGTCTGCGATCGCACCATGGCTATTCTGGGAGTTCATAACATTGCTACCTCCAGCGCCGTCTTTCCCAATCTGGAGGTTGGGCTTCGGACCACAGACAGCCGGGTCATCCAGGGGTTGATGCATCGCTTCGAAGATCCGGCGATCGATGGGAGTGATGCGATCGCCTACTTTAATCGGGCCACAACTCGCTCCGAATTGGGGGATAAGCAAGGGGCGATTGCAGACTACACCCAGGTGCTTCAGGTCAACCCCAAAGATGATGTGGCTTACAACAATCGGGGGCTGGCTTACCATAGCCTGAATCAAAAACCAGAAGCCCTGGCAGATTTTGCCCAGGCTCTGCGGATTAATCCCTACAATGCCGCTGCTTACTGTAATCGGGGGCTGATGCAGGCAGAACAGGGCGATGGTGCTGCAGCCATCCAGGATTACAACCGGGCAATTCAGGTTGACTCAGAATTTGTCATGGCCTATTTCTATCGGGGACTGACCCAAACCCGCATGGGCAATAAACTCGCAGCGATCTCAGATTACAGTATCGCCCTGCGATTTAAGCCCAACTTTGCCCTGGCCTATTTCTATCGAGGGTTGGCCTATACCCGTACGGACGATCGTCAGGCTGCCATTGATGATCTTCTCCAGGCAGCCCAACTCTTTGCCCATCAGGGGAACAAAGCAAACTATCACAAGGCCCTGGATATGGCACTCTTGATTTTCGAGAAGGTAGGGGGCAACTTGAGCCTGGAAGCGCTGAATCATCCGCTCCTGCAGAAGCACCTGGTCCGGCAGAAATCTTGAGAAGTTTGTCCGGAATCGTTCTAATCGGAGGTGTGTGGGTATACTGAGAACCAGATTTGCTGATCACATTAGCCTAGATTGAATAGGTCACTTCTTAAAAGTGGCATACTATAAGTACTTTTCGATTGAGAGGATTGGGTATCCTGAGGGGTAACGCTTTCAAGAGCCAGTTATTTTTCCAGATATAGGACTTTTATAACCCTCTTGCCAACGATTAATACGTTATAGTTCTTAGCATTTAGCGTGATCGCGCTGTTGCTCTATTTAATTATCGCGATACCGTTAAGCAACATTTTCATGTCATGTGAGAGTAGTGCTTGATCGCTGTTTGATTGATCACTATGGGATTGAGGGCTTTTGAATCACCTGCTGCGGATTTAATTTTGGCAGATTCTGGTTCCTGAGCGACTCTGGCTGTTTTCCCTGATCTGTTCGCTCCTGGCCGTCTTTTTCTCATCATCAACTCCTAGCGTATTCATGGTTTGAACCGATGAAATTTTTCTCCAGACGCCCCAATTTCTTCCAGACCGCTTTGCTCACGGGAGCAGTTGTCACCGCTACAGCCCTTCATTTACCTGGGACTAAAGCTCAGGCGACTTTTCAGGATAGTCCCAAAGTGGTTGTGGACGAAGCCTGGCAAATTGTTAATCGGGACTATGTTGATGGCTCGTTTAACAAGGTCGATTGGCTGATGGTCCGACAGCGGCTGCTGAGCGTTAATTACAATTCCCGGGAGGAAGCCTATAGCGCTATCCGAGAGGCGTTGGAGAAGCTGGGTGATCCCTACACCCGATTCATGGACCCGAAGCAGTATCAGTCCCTGACCAACCAGACCCGAGGCGAACTATCTGGAATCGGGATTCGTCTGGAGTTGAACGAGCAAACCCGCATGTTGACAGTTGTTGAGCCCATCGACAACTCCCCGGCCAGCAAAGCTGGCATTCGCACGGGCGATCGGATCTTGATGATCGAGAACCGTCCCACCCAGGGTATGACCGTCGAGGAAGCCTCCAGCCTGATCCGGGGTGAAGTGGGAACCAAGTTAAACCTGCGTCTTCTCCGGGAAGGTGCAGGCGAAATTAATCTGACCCTGACAAGAGCCCAGATCGAGCTGCCTACGGTCAGCTTTTCCATTCGCCAGGAAGGACAGGAAAAAATCGGCTACATTCGTCTGAGTGAATTTAGCAGCCACGCAGCTGACCAGATGCGGCGAGCCATTAATGAACTTCAGAATCAGAAAGTGGATGCTTTTGTGCTCGATCTGAGGGGCAATCCAGGGGGACTGCTCCAGGCCAGTATTGAAATTTCCCGCATGTGGGTGGATACCGGTTCGATCGTGCGCACAGTTGACCGACGGGGCAGAAATGAGGAAATGAAGGCCAATCGCACTGCCTTAACGAATTTACCCCTGGTTGTTCTAGTGGATGGCAACTCGGCCAGTTCCAGTGAAATCCTGACTGGGGCTCTGAAGGACAATGGCCGAGCCATGGTTGTTGGCAGCCAGACCTTTGGTAAAGCGCTGGTTCAATCCGTTCATCCCCTCTCCGATGGATCGGGGCTAGCTGTCACAATTGCTCACTACTACACCCCCAAAGGCACAGACATCAGCAAGAAGGGAATTACCCCAGATGTGACCATTGATCTGACTGACGCTCAGCGGCAAGTTTTGGTCACTAATCCTAAACTGATTGGGACTCGGGAAGATCCTCAATATGCACGCGCAGTCACAGTCCTGCAGACTACTGCCTTGACAAGGCCTAACTTCAACCAATCCGCCAGACAGAGCAACACCAACTAATCTCAACAACCATTCATCCCTTGAACAGGGCGCGATTAAATTGCGCCCTGTTTTTTATCCTCCCCTTAGTTGGGTGACCAGATGGGCCAGTTCAGGCAAAATCAACTTTTCCATTGCCAGACGGACCGCACCCGTAGAACCAGGAATTGAAAAGATCAACTTTTCTCCATAAGTCCCCGCAACCGCCCTTGAAGCCATGGCTCTGGAGCCAATCTCCTGATAACTGAGCCAGCGAAAGAGCTCTCCAAATCCGGGCAGGGTTTTCTCCAGTAAGCCGACGATCGCTTCATAGGTCGTGTCCCGGGGCGCAATCCCTGTTCCACCATTGAGAATCACAGCCTCTATTTGCAAAGCCTGACTCAAGCTGTGTAGTTTCTCCTGAACCGGGGTCGGCTCATCGGGAAGCACCTCATAAAACCCAACGCCATGCCCCCCCTCGATTAAAAGACTTTGAATGAGCTGTCCACTTCGATCGGTTGCCACCGTACGGGTATCACTGATCGTCAAGACCGCACAAGTCACTGCACGTCCGGAGCCATCTGGGTGGGGCTGAGGCGATGAAGGGTGTTGCATAGTCCGCTCGTTACGACTGGGTGAAGCCCAGACCTTTTTCCTCGGCATAGCGCTGCATAAAGCGCATAAAGCGATCCCAATCTTCGACAGACTTCATCACATAGGTCGCCTCCAAAGCGGCTGGCTGACCATTAATGAACTTGGCTTTCACCTCCCGCGTCACCAGTTCGCCTTCTTCATCCAACAGATACATCCCCGTCACATCCTCCGTACTGGTCTCACTGAGGGCACGGGGATTTTCAAAGTAGAATGTTGCTGCTCCATTACTGCCGTCACGGGAACGAGTCAAACGCACGTCAGGGATAACGTCCTCCGGAATCCCTCTAGAAAACTGAATTTCAGCCATACAATTATTAAGTTTGTTGCGATTTATTGAGTATTTCTCATCATCGCATCATATCTGCAGGAGATCAAAAGTGATTTATTCAGTACACTTGCCCCTCCAGCCTGGACTAAAATGAATTCCATACTGGAGTCCAGAAATTCTCTGTATGATTACGGCAATCATTGCTACCAATGTTGTCATTGCCCTTGCCTGTTTCTATCTAGCCTGGAAAATTTGGCAGATGAAGGGATTTCTGGCCAGGGCGGCCAATCGGCTGACTGCCTATGAACGGGCAACTCGCCGAGGGCTGGCTGTTTCTCCGCCAGCAATCCTGTGGGCCCAGCGGGGAACCTACCAGCTCAGGCAACGCTATCGAGGGCTGGAACCCCAAGTCGAAAAGTTGCGGCAGGTGCTGCTGCTGCTGGGATGGGCATCAGGGTGGTGGAGCCAGATGGCAAGAGGAAACCGTAAAAGTTCCATCAAAAAATATTCGAATAAATTGTCATGAGTTACGGCAGTAAGTGGCTCAGATGGATTAATGTGGAATCAACAGAAAAGGTTAGAAGCTGAAATGTCGAGTAATCGTGCAGGCGCATTCATGGGTGGTTTTTTAATAGGAGCAGCCGTAGGGGCAATCACTGGCCTGTTGCTAGCTCCTCGGAGTGGGCGCGAAACACGACAGTTCCTGAAAAAGTCTGCGGATGCACTACCCGAAATTGCTGAAGATTTATCCACCAGCGTGCAACTGCAGGCCGATCGGCTCTCTGAATCTGCTCTGCGCAGATGGGATGGCACCTTAGTTCGCTTGCGAGAGGCGATCGCCGCCGGGTTAGAAGCTAGCCAGGAGGAAAGTCATACTCCGACGGACAGTCCTACTGAGTCTTCAGGCTTGAATCAGCCACCCCAGCTACGCACCCTACGCGACTCTTCCAGAAAACCTCGCTGAGGCATAATCAGGCAGCGCTTGTGATTGATCCTGTCTTTTTTCTTGGACTTTCCATTCTACTGGTTGCGATCAGTCTCACTGCCGTTCTGGTTGTGCTCATCCCTGCTGTCCTGGAACTGGCAAGGGCCGCCCGCAGCGCTGAAAAGCTATTCGACACCTTAAGCCGAGATCTCCCGCCCACCTTAGAGGCCATTCGCCTGACGGGTATGGAAATCAGCGATTTGACTGATGATATGAGTGAAGGCGTCAGAAACGCTGGCCAGGTCGTTAAACGGGTGGATCAGAGCCTGGATGGAGCTAGAAAACAAGCCCAGCGAGTCCAAGTTACCACTCGTAGTGTCTTTGCAGGGGTCAAGGCAGCCTGGCGCAGTTTCACACGCCCAGCCCCAGGCAAGCCTGCCAACCGCCGCTCCACTGGACGTTTAGCTCCCAGCTATCGACCTTCCGTTGATTTACCCGCTGACGCTCCTGGCTATCCTGAGTATGATGTGCTCAATGACCCTGGAGAGTCAGGCAACCTGCATAGCGCTTTCGAAAGCAGTGACGAGTCAGAGGAAAATCTACTGTCCCTTGATGAAGTCTGGGCCGATCGGCCAGAGTCCAGGGCCATCTCCCAACACCTCCCCCATCCCTCCCAGCAAGATTCAGAACCCTTGATCGACTGACTGCTAAAAGCTAAATTCCGCCTTAGTATATAAGTACTATTTCTGCGAACTGCCTTGAAAGGCTTCTGCCCAGATTGTGATGCGGATCTTGCTGAATACTCTCACCGATCTGTTCCTGGCTGTCATCCTAGCCTGCGTTCTGATCAAACTAGTTCATGTTCTTCTGCCAACCCTGGATAGGCTGTCCGTACAACCTTTTTATCGGCAATTACAACAGAACCTGAACCGCAATATTCTCCTTTTGAGCCATCATCCATTCAGGCCTGTCAGTTCCACACAAAGCCCCTCCAGGCCAGTTGCCCTGCCACGTCCCCAACCACCAGAATCTGTCTCCCCTCTCTCTGGGCACAATCCGGCGCTGAAGCCCCTCGAATTCACCCCAAAAGAGATCCAGTATTTTCTG from Leptolyngbya sp. 'hensonii' includes these protein-coding regions:
- a CDS encoding tetratricopeptide repeat protein, with protein sequence MAVGSLTSSRVDVVKNRPWLEVSENVLLFTTGAGSVVSILSQQLAYTAAPLSLFLLLNLMSRRRFEQLTQQTTTASLAQLDQRFTNDLTAVRQQVLSLPNLLDLTGLKKTVLKKTQEAIADLHREIGRRIDAFEEQGIGRIHRELGQLQDQYNTLAEALNGVTSYLHRLAPLNRVDALEQAANQIQREFAQLQVNLQHVVNEPKVNLNPLQDQINHLNRRLNNLPPPFDSTSLRQDIDSLIRLVGDLVPRRELARIAVDIDQIQQQQKNVEQTVAPVKLAVTIFKRQLEEISRKVRTEETLSQTNDNKQGNLIREVQDRITTLEQKLEQLPLALQPAIQETDSLRHLLDASAFQMQLETLVGRLDKVETYLTGIHTNHRVHPEKAQNGQSHHPGSDDLYAPRYNLVFAVKDADSKPDIQGEGVAGSRTILEEVLQQARHHLIVVWPWLSETNFDHALVQKFKDFLDNKGTIEIGLGHLGSTYQSRQPRCIDLQGAASSLEEGFLFDALNQLTQLKRQYPKQFKFKILGTDENFVVCDRTMAILGVHNIATSSAVFPNLEVGLRTTDSRVIQGLMHRFEDPAIDGSDAIAYFNRATTRSELGDKQGAIADYTQVLQVNPKDDVAYNNRGLAYHSLNQKPEALADFAQALRINPYNAAAYCNRGLMQAEQGDGAAAIQDYNRAIQVDSEFVMAYFYRGLTQTRMGNKLAAISDYSIALRFKPNFALAYFYRGLAYTRTDDRQAAIDDLLQAAQLFAHQGNKANYHKALDMALLIFEKVGGNLSLEALNHPLLQKHLVRQKS
- the menD gene encoding 2-succinyl-5-enolpyruvyl-6-hydroxy-3-cyclohexene-1-carboxylic-acid synthase gives rise to the protein MTLDFRNTNTLWASILATTLEHLGLLQVIICPGSRSAPLTIAFTQQPNLTSIPVLDERSAAFFALGLARQSRKPVALVCTSGTAGANFYPALIEARESRVPLLVLTADRPPEARYCNAGQAIDQQKLFGHYPNWFVELALPSLDPTLLAYLRQTLVHAWERACWPVPGPVHLNIPFRDPLAPLPDPTCQAMESQFQPDLFFQGIASPHPVAPGPNEIEPSLLLQWQSCDRGLIIAGIAQPADPKTYCATLGRLSQQLGWPVLADGLSPLRNHADLNPHLITTYDLILRHGSLSVLLAPEMVLRVGEMPTSKVLRAWLEQTQPQQWVLDAGDRNLDPLHGRTVHLRMPPDSLTRLPLEPPAPLTSYLKSWQTAEAKVRQVLDATLSAESGWFEGKAAWLLSQHLPPGTPLFVANSMPIRDVDFFWPPSNTAISLFCNRGANGIDGTLSTALGIAYQQQSAVLLTGDLALLHDTNGLLLQPQLRGHLTIALINNRGGGIFESLPIARFDPPFEDFFATPQSVNFASLGAAYGVEHHIVQSWEEWINWLNPLPATGIRILELQTDRKADAQWRTTQFATLTATGLDGLASILSISTDNHCD
- the ribD gene encoding bifunctional diaminohydroxyphosphoribosylaminopyrimidine deaminase/5-amino-6-(5-phosphoribosylamino)uracil reductase RibD is translated as MTVKAGFSGGSMGEDDRFWMQRCLELARQALGKTAPNPLVGAVVVQDGGMIGSGFHPGAGQPHAEVFALQQAGIQARGATLYVNLEPCNHYGRTPPCSEAVIAAGIRKVVLGMVDPDPRVSGSGIDRLRSAGIEVVVGVEEVACQTLNEAFVHRVRYQRPFGLLKYAMTLDGKIAAPGGHSAWVTSPAARTVVHHLRATCEAVIVGGNTVRQDNPFLTTHGVADHNPLRVVMSRSLDLPAAAHLWETQTAETLVLTRPGQNPELQQALQQKGVTVLELDPLTPAQALAHLYDRGCLSVLWECGGMLAAQAIAEGCIQKVLAFIAPKIIGGATAPSPIGDLGLTQMTQALSLERVHCQAIGPDYQITGYLTPQRAVGPSVAE
- a CDS encoding cation transporter; the protein is MVADAASSIGVILAAIAIWILHWLWVDGVMSLFVASLIVVGSVPLVLQSLNILLEKPSGHLDLARL
- a CDS encoding MogA/MoaB family molybdenum cofactor biosynthesis protein, with translation MQHPSSPQPHPDGSGRAVTCAVLTISDTRTVATDRSGQLIQSLLIEGGHGVGFYEVLPDEPTPVQEKLHSLSQALQIEAVILNGGTGIAPRDTTYEAIVGLLEKTLPGFGELFRWLSYQEIGSRAMASRAVAGTYGEKLIFSIPGSTGAVRLAMEKLILPELAHLVTQLRGG
- the psb28 gene encoding photosystem II reaction center protein Psb28, whose protein sequence is MAEIQFSRGIPEDVIPDVRLTRSRDGSNGAATFYFENPRALSETSTEDVTGMYLLDEEGELVTREVKAKFINGQPAALEATYVMKSVEDWDRFMRFMQRYAEEKGLGFTQS
- a CDS encoding YtxH domain-containing protein gives rise to the protein MSSNRAGAFMGGFLIGAAVGAITGLLLAPRSGRETRQFLKKSADALPEIAEDLSTSVQLQADRLSESALRRWDGTLVRLREAIAAGLEASQEESHTPTDSPTESSGLNQPPQLRTLRDSSRKPR
- the ctpB gene encoding carboxyl-terminal processing protease CtpB is translated as MKFFSRRPNFFQTALLTGAVVTATALHLPGTKAQATFQDSPKVVVDEAWQIVNRDYVDGSFNKVDWLMVRQRLLSVNYNSREEAYSAIREALEKLGDPYTRFMDPKQYQSLTNQTRGELSGIGIRLELNEQTRMLTVVEPIDNSPASKAGIRTGDRILMIENRPTQGMTVEEASSLIRGEVGTKLNLRLLREGAGEINLTLTRAQIELPTVSFSIRQEGQEKIGYIRLSEFSSHAADQMRRAINELQNQKVDAFVLDLRGNPGGLLQASIEISRMWVDTGSIVRTVDRRGRNEEMKANRTALTNLPLVVLVDGNSASSSEILTGALKDNGRAMVVGSQTFGKALVQSVHPLSDGSGLAVTIAHYYTPKGTDISKKGITPDVTIDLTDAQRQVLVTNPKLIGTREDPQYARAVTVLQTTALTRPNFNQSARQSNTN